The Cystobacter fuscus DSM 2262 sequence ATCAAGCCGTTGTTCTATGCCCAGCACGGGGGCGCCTGGTATTTCGCGTCGGAAATCAAGGCGTTGCTGGCCGCCGGCATCCCCGCGGAGTGGGATGAGGATGCGTACGCGAGCCGTGCCTTCTATCTGCGCGATCACACCCTGTTCAAGGGCGTGCGCAGCGTGCAGCCGGGCTGCTGGGTGATGGTCGACAACGGCGGCCTGCACAATGGCCGCTACTGGGACATGGAGTTCGCCCGTCAGGACGCCGTCTATCCGGCCGACGAGAAGGGAATGATCGAGGCCGTGCGCGCGGCGGTGGAGGAGTCGGTGCGCCTGCGCCTGCGGGCGGATGTGCCCATGGGCGTCTATCTCAGCGGTGGCATCGACTCCTCGGCCATGCTGGGCATGGCCACGCACCTGTCCAGCCAGCCGCTGAACGCCTTCAACCTGTCCTTCACGGACATGGATGACTACGACGAGAACCGGTTCGCCCGGCTCGCCGCGGAGCACAACGGTGCGCGCTTCCACACCATCGCCGTCTCCCAGGACAACCTCGCCGATTTCTTCGAGCAGGCCCTGTGGCACAACGAGACGCCGTTCTTCAACGCGCACGGCGTGGCCAAGTACATCCTGAGCCAGCAGGTGCGTGAGGCCGGGATGAAGGTGGTGCTCACCGGCGAGGGCGCCGACGAGGTGTTCGCCGGCTACCCGCACTTCCGCCGGGACATGCTGCTGTACAACTCCGAGCAGCAGGATCCGGAGGTGGTCAACAAGCTGCGCCAGCGCATCCAGGAGAGCGAGCAGGGCTATGTGCAGCCGGACATGCCCCAGGACATCCACTGGATGATTCAGCAGCTGCGCCATGGCGTCTCCTGGCTGGACAACCAGGCCGGCTGGTTCAAGGCCCTGGAGTCGCTCTACCGCGCGGACTTCCACGACCGTTTCCAGGGCGTGGACCCCTACCGCCAGTTCTTCGATCGGCTGGATCACCGCAACCTCGAGGGCCGGGATCCGGTGCACAAGTCCATGTACTTGTGGGCCAAGTCCTACCTGCCCAACTTCGTGCTGACCACGCTGGGCGACCGCATGGAGATGGCCAACAGCATCGAGGGACGCGTGCCGTTGCTGGACCACCACGTGGTGGAGCTGGCCTGCCGGCTGCCGGTGTGGATGAAGGTGCGGGGCTCCACGGAGAAGTACGTGTTCCGTGAGGCGATGCGGCCGTACCTGCCGGACGCCTTGTACAAGCGCAAGAAGCACTACTTCCGCGCTCCGCCCGCGACCCTGCAGCAGCAGGGACGGCTGTACCAGCTGGTCCAGGACGTGCTCCGCGGTGGGGAACTGGACGCGCTGCCGTTCTTCGAGCCGGCGAAGGTCCGCTCGCTGCTGGAGAAGCTGCCGCGACTGTCGGCCCAGGAGCAGGGTCTGCTCGATCCGATGTTGATGGAGCTGACGAGTCTCTGCCTGTTGCAGCGCCGCTTCGCCATGGGGTCTTCCGGAGCTTCCGCTCACTGGAATTCGCGAGTCGCGGCATGAGAATCGCCATCATTGGCGCGGGCCTCAATGGCCTGGCCTGCGCCATCATGTTGAAGCGCTTCGGTCTGGAGTGCACCGTCTTCGAGCGCGGTCAGGGGCCCCGCGACTCGGGGACGGGGATCTATGTCTGGCCGCAAGCCATGCAGGTCCTGCGCTTCGTGTTGAAGAACCGGGACTTCCTCGGCCGCGGCCAGGCCATCGAGTTCCTGGACACCCATGACAAGCAGGGCCGGCTGATCCACAGCCAGCCGGTGCGTCCGGAGGGGCTCGGCATTCCGGCGCCGGCGATGATGTTCCTGCGCACGGAGCTGTTCCGTCTGCTGGCGGC is a genomic window containing:
- the asnB gene encoding asparagine synthase (glutamine-hydrolyzing): MCGFIGVYQRNPAVIDEHSLLKALSSINHRGPDERSVWHDPSGRAALGHVRLSIIGLNNGSQPIVAEQGDLTLVVNGEFYDHERIRRELEAEGCIFKTASDSEIALHLYRRSGVAGLKQLRGEFAIVLFDRRRRLMMAVRDRMGIKPLFYAQHGGAWYFASEIKALLAAGIPAEWDEDAYASRAFYLRDHTLFKGVRSVQPGCWVMVDNGGLHNGRYWDMEFARQDAVYPADEKGMIEAVRAAVEESVRLRLRADVPMGVYLSGGIDSSAMLGMATHLSSQPLNAFNLSFTDMDDYDENRFARLAAEHNGARFHTIAVSQDNLADFFEQALWHNETPFFNAHGVAKYILSQQVREAGMKVVLTGEGADEVFAGYPHFRRDMLLYNSEQQDPEVVNKLRQRIQESEQGYVQPDMPQDIHWMIQQLRHGVSWLDNQAGWFKALESLYRADFHDRFQGVDPYRQFFDRLDHRNLEGRDPVHKSMYLWAKSYLPNFVLTTLGDRMEMANSIEGRVPLLDHHVVELACRLPVWMKVRGSTEKYVFREAMRPYLPDALYKRKKHYFRAPPATLQQQGRLYQLVQDVLRGGELDALPFFEPAKVRSLLEKLPRLSAQEQGLLDPMLMELTSLCLLQRRFAMGSSGASAHWNSRVAA